The Kineococcus endophyticus genome has a window encoding:
- the dusB gene encoding tRNA dihydrouridine synthase DusB, whose product MSAPTSTAVRPLRIGSLVSATPVVLAPMAGITNTAYRQLCREQGEGFYVSEMITSRALVERTPETMRLISFTPAERPRSLQLYGVDPLTVSKAVEMIVAEDLADHVDLNFGCPVPKVTRKGGGSALPWKADLFRDIVRGAVTTASRGGIPVTVKMRKGIDDDHLTYLQAGRTAEQEGVAAVALHGRTASQHYSGHADWEAIARLRDTVTSIPVLGNGDIWSAEDALDMVQRTGVDGVVVGRGCLGRPWLFADLEAGFAGRPERVRPGLRQVTQVLRRHAELLCEFYEDELRGCRDIRKHISWYFKGYAVGGDMRARLGLVDTLEALDELIADLDLDQPYPGAAAEGSRGRAGSPQARVALPEGWLDSQELTGAAAEMIRQAELSVSGG is encoded by the coding sequence GTGAGTGCACCCACGTCGACCGCCGTCCGGCCGCTGAGGATCGGGTCCCTCGTCTCGGCGACCCCGGTCGTCCTGGCGCCGATGGCCGGCATCACCAACACCGCCTACCGCCAGCTGTGCCGTGAGCAGGGCGAGGGCTTCTACGTCAGCGAGATGATCACGTCGCGCGCGCTCGTCGAGCGCACGCCGGAGACGATGCGGCTCATCTCCTTCACCCCGGCCGAGCGGCCCCGCAGCCTGCAGCTGTACGGCGTGGACCCGCTCACCGTCTCCAAGGCCGTCGAGATGATCGTCGCCGAGGACCTGGCCGACCACGTCGACCTGAACTTCGGCTGCCCCGTGCCGAAGGTGACCCGCAAGGGCGGTGGGTCGGCGCTGCCGTGGAAGGCGGACCTGTTCCGCGACATCGTCCGCGGCGCCGTCACCACGGCGTCCAGGGGCGGCATCCCGGTGACGGTGAAGATGCGCAAGGGCATCGACGACGACCACCTGACGTACCTGCAGGCCGGTCGCACGGCCGAGCAGGAGGGCGTCGCGGCGGTCGCGCTGCACGGGCGGACCGCCTCGCAGCACTACTCCGGGCACGCCGACTGGGAGGCCATCGCGCGTCTGCGCGACACCGTCACCTCCATCCCGGTCCTCGGCAACGGCGACATCTGGAGCGCGGAGGACGCACTGGACATGGTGCAGCGCACCGGGGTCGACGGGGTCGTCGTCGGCCGCGGCTGCCTCGGCCGGCCGTGGTTGTTCGCCGACCTCGAGGCCGGGTTCGCCGGCCGTCCCGAGCGGGTGCGGCCCGGGCTGCGCCAGGTGACGCAGGTCCTGCGCCGGCACGCCGAGCTGCTCTGCGAGTTCTACGAGGACGAGCTGCGGGGCTGCCGCGACATCCGCAAGCACATCTCCTGGTACTTCAAGGGGTACGCCGTCGGCGGGGACATGCGGGCCCGGCTCGGTCTCGTCGACACCCTCGAGGCGCTCGACGAGCTCATCGCCGACCTCGACCTCGACCAGCCGTACCCCGGCGCCGCGGCCGAGGGGTCGCGGGGGCGGGCCGGGTCACCGCAGGCGCGGGTCGCGCTGCCGGAGGGCTGGCTGGACTCCCAGGAGCTCACCGGCGCGGCCGCGGAGATGATCCGCCAGGCCGAGCTGTCGGTGTCCGGCGGATGA
- a CDS encoding deoxyguanosinetriphosphate triphosphohydrolase, which translates to MSGYGPADVERWATEPPKTHGRSAFMRDRARVLHSSALRRLAAKTQVVGPGTDDFVRNRLTHSLEVAQVGRELGAALGCDPDVVDTACLAHDLGHPPFGHNGERALAEAAAGIGGFEGNAQTLRILTRLEPKSVAADGSPVGLNLTRASLDAATKYPWLHGKAPRATSKFGAYADDAEVFAWLRGGEPGAPENRPCVEAQVMDFADDVAYSVHDVEDAVVAGHVRLDWLEQAEIRARVAAQVRDWYVPDASDDAVDAALQRLSSSGFWAAERPGEVFGGRRHLAALKDMTSQLIGRFANATERATRERHGDGRLTRYAADVVVPQETALEVAVLKGVAATFVMSAQERQPFYARQRELLHELLDALVAGGPDVLEPPFREDHALAADDAARLRVVVDQVASLTDVSALAWHEKLAVSSARSLER; encoded by the coding sequence ATGAGCGGCTACGGCCCGGCGGACGTCGAGCGGTGGGCGACCGAACCCCCGAAGACCCACGGCCGCAGCGCGTTCATGCGCGACCGCGCCCGCGTCCTGCACTCCTCGGCGCTGCGCCGCCTCGCGGCCAAGACGCAGGTCGTCGGCCCCGGGACGGACGACTTCGTGCGCAACCGGCTGACGCACTCCCTCGAGGTCGCGCAGGTCGGGCGTGAACTGGGCGCCGCCCTGGGCTGCGACCCCGACGTCGTCGACACCGCGTGCCTGGCCCACGACCTCGGTCACCCGCCCTTCGGGCACAACGGGGAACGCGCCCTGGCCGAGGCCGCCGCCGGCATCGGGGGTTTCGAGGGCAACGCCCAGACGCTGCGCATCCTCACCCGCCTGGAACCCAAGTCGGTCGCCGCGGACGGCTCCCCGGTGGGGCTGAACCTCACCCGGGCCAGCCTCGACGCCGCGACGAAGTACCCGTGGCTGCACGGCAAGGCACCCCGGGCGACGTCGAAGTTCGGCGCCTACGCCGACGACGCCGAGGTGTTCGCCTGGCTGCGCGGCGGTGAGCCGGGGGCGCCGGAGAACCGGCCGTGCGTGGAGGCGCAGGTCATGGACTTCGCCGACGACGTGGCCTACTCCGTCCACGACGTCGAGGACGCCGTCGTGGCGGGGCACGTCCGCCTCGACTGGCTCGAGCAGGCCGAGATCCGTGCTCGCGTGGCCGCGCAGGTCCGGGACTGGTACGTCCCGGACGCCTCCGACGACGCGGTCGACGCTGCGCTGCAACGGCTCTCCTCCTCCGGTTTCTGGGCCGCCGAGCGGCCCGGCGAGGTGTTCGGCGGACGGCGGCACCTCGCGGCGCTCAAGGACATGACCTCCCAGCTCATCGGCCGGTTCGCGAACGCGACCGAGCGGGCGACGCGGGAACGGCACGGCGACGGCCGGCTCACCCGGTACGCGGCCGACGTCGTGGTGCCCCAGGAGACGGCCCTCGAGGTCGCCGTCCTGAAGGGCGTGGCAGCGACGTTCGTCATGAGCGCGCAGGAACGGCAGCCGTTCTACGCCCGGCAGCGTGAACTGCTGCACGAACTGCTCGACGCCCTCGTCGCCGGCGGGCCGGACGTGCTCGAACCCCCGTTCCGCGAGGACCACGCCCTCGCCGCCGACGACGCCGCGAGGCTGCGCGTCGTCGTGGACCAGGTCGCCTCGCTGACCGACGTGTCCGCGTTGGCCTGGCACGAGAAGCTCGCCGTCTCGTCCGCGCGCTCACTCGAACGGTAG
- a CDS encoding CoA-binding protein, which produces MTDPQTTTTSASDTGTVACPENLREQPAATGSKDAPATTWKAPSAGERLRILRRTKTVAILGASNKPSRASYFVETYLLADSDFELWFVNPNETEVLGRPAYPSLAELPGVPDLVDVFRRPSELDAVLDDVIAVGSPVMWMQLGLADEAVARRGAEHGVTVVMNRCLKIEHARFHGGLHLAGFDTGVISARRRSR; this is translated from the coding sequence GTGACCGACCCGCAGACCACGACGACGAGCGCCTCCGACACCGGCACGGTGGCGTGCCCGGAGAACCTGCGGGAACAGCCCGCGGCGACCGGGTCGAAGGACGCTCCCGCCACGACGTGGAAGGCCCCCTCGGCCGGGGAACGGCTGCGCATCCTGCGCCGCACCAAGACCGTCGCGATCCTCGGGGCGTCCAACAAGCCGTCCCGCGCGTCCTACTTCGTCGAGACGTACCTGCTGGCCGACTCCGACTTCGAACTCTGGTTCGTCAACCCGAACGAGACCGAGGTCCTGGGCCGCCCGGCCTACCCCTCGCTCGCGGAACTGCCCGGGGTTCCGGACCTCGTCGACGTGTTCCGCCGGCCGAGCGAACTCGACGCCGTCCTCGACGACGTGATCGCCGTCGGTTCGCCCGTGATGTGGATGCAGCTCGGGCTGGCCGACGAGGCCGTCGCCCGGCGCGGCGCCGAGCACGGAGTCACCGTCGTCATGAACCGCTGCCTGAAGATCGAGCACGCCCGGTTCCACGGCGGGCTGCACCTCGCCGGGTTCGACACCGGGGTGATCTCCGCGCGACGCCGGTCCCGCTGA
- a CDS encoding O-acetylhomoserine aminocarboxypropyltransferase/cysteine synthase family protein, giving the protein MSSEQSSGDDRTWGFRTRAVHAGAVPEPTTGARAVPIFQTTSFVFEDAADAANLFALQKYGNIYSRISNPTVAAFEERIASLEGGLGALACASGQSAEFLTFAALAGAGDHVVASNNLYGGTVTQLDVTMRRFGVDTVFVDPTPESVRAAITEKTRFVFTELVANPSTVVADVRGLADVAHEAGIPLIVDATTATPYLCRPIEHGADIVIHSATKFLGGHGTTLGGVVVDAGTFPWDNGKFPAMTEPVASYGGLSWWGNFAEYGFLTKLRSEQLRDIGATLSPHSAFLLLMGVETLPQRMREHVANAQRVAAWLEADERVSWVRYSGLPSHSHHALAQQYLPEGPGAVFSFGVAGGRAAGERFIDSVQLCSHLANIGDARTLVLHPASTTHQQLSADQLQAAGVPADLIRISVGLEDVEDVLWDLDQALAAAVKGNS; this is encoded by the coding sequence GTGAGCAGCGAGCAGAGCAGCGGCGACGACCGCACCTGGGGCTTCCGCACCCGCGCCGTGCACGCGGGCGCCGTCCCCGAGCCCACCACCGGGGCCCGGGCCGTCCCGATCTTCCAGACGACGAGCTTCGTCTTCGAGGACGCCGCCGACGCCGCGAACCTCTTCGCGCTGCAGAAGTACGGCAACATCTACTCGCGCATCTCCAACCCGACCGTCGCCGCGTTCGAGGAGCGCATCGCCTCCCTCGAGGGCGGGCTCGGGGCCCTGGCCTGCGCCAGCGGGCAGTCCGCGGAGTTCCTGACGTTCGCGGCCCTCGCGGGTGCCGGCGACCACGTCGTGGCGTCCAACAACCTGTACGGCGGCACCGTCACCCAGCTCGACGTGACCATGCGCCGCTTCGGTGTCGACACCGTCTTCGTCGACCCGACCCCGGAGTCGGTCCGCGCCGCCATCACCGAGAAGACCCGCTTCGTCTTCACCGAGCTCGTCGCGAACCCCTCCACCGTCGTGGCGGACGTCCGCGGTCTGGCCGACGTGGCGCACGAGGCCGGGATCCCGCTCATCGTCGACGCCACCACCGCGACGCCCTACCTGTGCCGGCCGATCGAGCACGGCGCGGACATCGTCATCCACTCCGCCACCAAGTTCCTCGGCGGGCACGGGACGACCCTGGGGGGCGTCGTCGTGGACGCGGGCACCTTCCCCTGGGACAACGGGAAGTTTCCGGCCATGACCGAACCGGTCGCCTCCTACGGCGGCCTGTCGTGGTGGGGGAACTTCGCGGAGTACGGGTTCCTCACCAAGCTGCGCAGCGAGCAGCTGCGCGACATCGGCGCGACCCTCTCCCCGCACTCGGCGTTCCTGCTGCTCATGGGCGTGGAGACGCTGCCGCAGCGGATGCGCGAGCACGTCGCCAACGCCCAGCGCGTCGCGGCGTGGCTCGAGGCCGACGAGCGGGTGTCCTGGGTGCGGTACTCCGGCCTGCCGTCGCACTCCCACCACGCCCTCGCCCAGCAGTACCTGCCCGAGGGGCCCGGCGCCGTGTTCTCCTTCGGCGTCGCCGGCGGACGCGCTGCAGGAGAACGCTTCATCGACTCGGTCCAGTTGTGCTCGCACCTGGCGAACATCGGCGACGCGCGCACGCTCGTGCTGCACCCCGCGTCCACGACGCACCAGCAGCTGTCCGCCGACCAGCTCCAGGCCGCGGGGGTTCCCGCAGACCTCATCCGCATCAGCGTCGGCCTCGAGGACGTCGAGGACGTCCTGTGGGACCTCGACCAGGCCCTCGCCGCGGCCGTGAAGGGGAACTCGTGA
- the dnaG gene encoding DNA primase, protein MAGRIHPDDLQAVKERVRLDEVVGEQVTLRSGGVGSFKGLCPFHDERTPSFTVRPATGRWRCFGCGESGDAIEFVMKIDGLGFADAVERLAQRAGIQLRYVDDGGRTAQRPAGNAGQRQRLLQMHEVAEEFYARQLEAPGPAETARQFLAARGFSREDAARFGVGFAPNTGDALLRQLRAKGFGEEDLVTSGLAGQSQRGLYDRFRGRLVWPIRDVSGHTVAFGARRLFDDDRIEAKYLNSPETPVYKKSQALYGLDLAKREISRTKRVVVVEGYTDVMACHLAGVGTAVATCGTAFGEEHARIAQRMLGGADVAAEVVFTFDGDAAGQKAAMKAYELDQRFSAQTYVAVAPGGQDPCELRLSAGDEAVRQLVDGRVPLFEFAIRSTIERYDLDSESGRLAALDAAAPIIGAIRDRGLQQRYAINLDRWTGFLDERFVLDRVRRHSGGPGPGAPRPQAAPPPPPPRPSVDLNDPVAQLERRVLSCALQAPWSVAEVFDALEADAFGAPGHRAVHDAVVAAGGPAEAPQGPAWLTRVLDYADGPVASLVDELAAVDLPVSSEEELERWGRSLVAALAGQAATRAVADARRALMRLDPSSQAEEYQAASAELFRLEQARRTWQERAQGGA, encoded by the coding sequence GTGGCCGGGCGCATCCATCCAGACGACCTCCAGGCCGTCAAGGAGCGCGTCCGCCTCGACGAGGTCGTGGGCGAGCAGGTGACGCTGCGCTCCGGTGGCGTCGGCTCCTTCAAGGGCCTGTGCCCCTTCCACGACGAGCGCACGCCGAGCTTCACCGTCCGGCCCGCGACGGGTCGCTGGCGGTGCTTCGGGTGCGGGGAGTCCGGCGACGCCATCGAGTTCGTCATGAAGATCGACGGCCTCGGTTTCGCCGACGCCGTCGAGCGCCTGGCCCAGCGCGCCGGCATCCAGCTGCGCTACGTCGACGACGGCGGTCGCACCGCCCAGCGCCCGGCGGGCAACGCCGGTCAGCGCCAGCGGCTGCTGCAGATGCACGAGGTGGCGGAGGAGTTCTACGCCCGCCAGCTCGAGGCGCCCGGCCCGGCCGAGACGGCCCGGCAGTTCCTGGCCGCCCGGGGTTTCAGCCGTGAGGACGCGGCGCGCTTCGGCGTGGGGTTCGCCCCGAACACGGGCGACGCGCTGCTGCGGCAGTTGCGCGCCAAGGGGTTCGGCGAGGAGGACCTCGTGACCTCGGGGTTGGCGGGGCAGAGCCAGCGCGGGCTGTACGACCGGTTCCGCGGGCGGTTGGTCTGGCCGATCCGTGACGTCAGCGGGCACACGGTCGCCTTCGGGGCGCGACGCCTCTTCGACGACGACCGCATCGAGGCGAAGTACCTCAACTCACCCGAGACCCCCGTCTACAAGAAGTCGCAGGCCCTCTACGGCCTCGACCTGGCCAAGCGGGAGATCTCCCGCACCAAGCGCGTCGTCGTCGTCGAGGGCTACACCGACGTCATGGCCTGCCACCTCGCCGGGGTGGGCACGGCCGTCGCGACGTGCGGGACCGCGTTCGGCGAGGAGCACGCCCGGATCGCGCAGCGGATGCTCGGTGGCGCCGACGTCGCGGCCGAGGTCGTCTTCACCTTCGACGGGGACGCCGCCGGTCAGAAGGCCGCGATGAAGGCCTACGAGCTCGACCAGCGGTTCAGCGCGCAGACCTACGTCGCGGTCGCCCCGGGCGGGCAGGACCCGTGCGAGCTGCGGCTGTCGGCGGGGGACGAGGCGGTGCGTCAGCTCGTCGACGGCCGCGTGCCGCTGTTCGAGTTCGCCATCCGCTCCACGATCGAGCGGTACGACCTGGACTCCGAGAGCGGCCGGCTCGCCGCGCTCGACGCCGCCGCCCCGATCATCGGGGCGATCCGCGACCGCGGGTTGCAGCAGCGGTACGCGATCAACCTCGACCGGTGGACCGGGTTCCTCGACGAGCGCTTCGTCCTGGACCGCGTGCGACGGCACTCCGGCGGACCGGGCCCGGGCGCCCCCCGACCGCAGGCCGCACCGCCACCGCCACCGCCGCGTCCCTCCGTCGACCTCAACGACCCCGTCGCCCAGCTGGAGCGCCGCGTGCTCTCGTGCGCGCTGCAGGCGCCCTGGTCGGTGGCCGAGGTGTTCGACGCCCTCGAGGCGGACGCCTTCGGGGCGCCGGGGCACCGCGCCGTGCACGACGCCGTCGTCGCCGCCGGGGGACCGGCCGAGGCACCGCAGGGTCCGGCCTGGCTGACGCGGGTGCTCGACTACGCCGACGGCCCCGTGGCCTCGCTCGTGGACGAGCTCGCGGCCGTCGACCTGCCCGTCTCCAGCGAGGAGGAGCTCGAGCGGTGGGGGCGCTCGCTCGTGGCGGCCCTCGCCGGCCAGGCCGCGACGCGGGCCGTCGCCGACGCCCGGCGTGCGCTCATGCGCCTGGACCCCTCGAGCCAGGCCGAGGAGTACCAGGCCGCCTCCGCCGAGCTGTTCCGCCTCGAGCAGGCCCGCCGGACCTGGCAGGAACGGGCCCAGGGCGGGGCGTGA
- a CDS encoding HemK2/MTQ2 family protein methyltransferase — MLLRLPGTYPAQGDTRLLTRTLVDLDLADGRDVLDVCTGGGALALAAARAGARSVTAVDLSFRSVLTARANAVLAGVPVDVRRGDLFAPVRGRRFDLVLANPPYVPAATDRLPRHGPGRSWDAGLDGRAVLDRICDDVHRVLAPGGQLLLTQSVLADADRTVERMGAAGLQARVVARAPEPFGPVMRRRAELLRSRGLLLPDQDHEELVVVRAELPDAAEVRRVA; from the coding sequence GTGCTCCTGCGACTGCCCGGCACGTACCCCGCTCAGGGCGACACCCGGCTCCTCACCCGCACCCTGGTGGACCTCGACCTCGCCGACGGGCGCGACGTGCTGGACGTGTGCACCGGTGGTGGCGCCCTCGCGCTCGCCGCGGCGCGGGCCGGCGCCCGCAGCGTCACCGCCGTCGACCTGTCCTTCCGGTCGGTGCTGACGGCCCGCGCCAACGCGGTGCTGGCGGGGGTACCGGTCGACGTGCGGCGCGGCGACCTCTTCGCGCCGGTCCGAGGACGCCGTTTCGACCTCGTCCTCGCCAACCCGCCGTACGTGCCCGCGGCGACCGACCGCCTGCCCCGGCACGGTCCCGGCCGGTCGTGGGACGCGGGCCTCGACGGCCGGGCGGTGCTGGACCGGATCTGCGACGACGTGCACCGGGTGCTGGCGCCCGGGGGGCAGCTGCTGCTGACGCAGTCCGTCCTCGCCGACGCCGACCGGACCGTGGAGCGGATGGGCGCAGCGGGTCTGCAGGCCCGCGTCGTGGCCCGCGCGCCGGAACCGTTCGGCCCCGTCATGCGCCGGCGCGCCGAGCTCCTGCGGTCCCGGGGCCTGCTGCTGCCGGACCAGGACCACGAGGAACTCGTCGTCGTCCGCGCGGAACTGCCCGACGCGGCGGAGGTGCGTCGTGTCGCCTGA
- a CDS encoding CDGSH iron-sulfur domain-containing protein, translated as MSPDDPAQRVVVTGDGPLLVEGPVEVDLPDGTTVRSERPVVALCVCRRSSIQPWCDTSHRRRARRKPPEETP; from the coding sequence GTGTCGCCTGACGACCCGGCCCAGCGCGTCGTCGTCACCGGCGACGGTCCGTTGCTGGTGGAGGGTCCCGTCGAGGTCGACCTGCCCGACGGGACGACGGTGAGGTCCGAGCGGCCGGTCGTCGCGCTGTGCGTCTGCCGGCGCAGTTCCATCCAGCCCTGGTGCGACACAAGCCACCGCCGTCGCGCCCGCAGGAAACCCCCGGAGGAGACCCCGTGA
- a CDS encoding iron-containing redox enzyme family protein: MSTSTTDTTQESVRTRPALPGSRGPLSTAVLARLHGDALPAVDVAAADPWGEDLQLALYLCYELHYRGFADVDDDLEWDPALLALRGELERSFCAAVRSVVAGGDDLDGEIAGLLVASDGEGGTSHFLREQGEVEQFREYIALRSVYHLKEADPQAWAIPRLEGAAKAALVTVEHDEYGAGRGDRMHAGLFAAMMRELGLSDAYGEFLDVAPAEVLAEVNLMSLFGLHRSLRGALVGQFAVVELTSSPGSQRLVDAAQRLGCGPATEHFYAEHVEADAVHEQLVRHGVIAPLVASDPAMAADVVFGIQAAVALDERLGRHVLGAWTQGRSALAGGSGLGPRGARPAGNR, translated from the coding sequence GTGAGCACCTCGACCACCGACACGACCCAGGAGTCCGTCCGCACCCGTCCCGCCCTGCCGGGGTCCCGTGGTCCCCTGAGCACGGCCGTGCTGGCGAGGTTGCACGGCGATGCCCTGCCGGCCGTGGACGTCGCGGCCGCCGACCCCTGGGGCGAGGACCTGCAGCTCGCGCTGTACCTCTGCTACGAGTTGCACTACCGGGGTTTCGCCGACGTGGACGACGACCTCGAGTGGGACCCGGCGCTGCTCGCGCTGCGGGGCGAGCTGGAGCGGTCCTTCTGCGCCGCAGTCCGTTCCGTCGTGGCCGGCGGTGACGACCTCGACGGTGAGATCGCCGGTCTCCTCGTCGCGAGCGACGGCGAGGGCGGGACCTCGCACTTCCTGCGCGAGCAGGGGGAGGTCGAGCAGTTCCGCGAGTACATCGCCCTGCGCTCGGTCTACCACCTGAAGGAGGCCGACCCGCAGGCGTGGGCGATCCCGCGGTTGGAGGGCGCCGCGAAGGCCGCACTCGTCACGGTCGAGCACGACGAGTACGGCGCCGGACGCGGCGACCGCATGCACGCCGGGTTGTTCGCGGCCATGATGCGCGAACTCGGGCTGAGCGACGCCTACGGCGAGTTCCTCGACGTCGCGCCCGCCGAGGTCCTGGCCGAGGTGAACCTCATGTCCCTGTTCGGCCTGCACCGCAGCCTGCGGGGCGCCCTGGTCGGGCAGTTCGCCGTGGTGGAACTCACCTCGTCACCGGGGTCGCAACGCCTCGTCGACGCCGCGCAGCGGCTGGGGTGCGGGCCCGCGACGGAACACTTCTACGCCGAGCACGTCGAGGCCGACGCCGTGCACGAACAACTCGTCCGGCACGGTGTCATCGCCCCGCTCGTCGCGTCCGACCCCGCGATGGCCGCGGACGTCGTGTTCGGGATCCAGGCCGCCGTCGCCCTCGACGAGCGGCTGGGGCGGCACGTCCTCGGGGCGTGGACGCAGGGCCGCTCGGCGCTGGCCGGCGGGTCGGGGCTCGGTCCGCGAGGTGCGCGACCTGCCGGGAACCGCTGA